In Archocentrus centrarchus isolate MPI-CPG fArcCen1 chromosome 1, fArcCen1, whole genome shotgun sequence, the following proteins share a genomic window:
- the LOC115783214 gene encoding adenylate cyclase type 9 — MATLQHHRQLLMHGTEVSCDSSGDGAVTVRITNSAPRVHQQEPPRAANSGGGGAGGSGAVNKVNPNTHKCSISSSCSSADSRPAVTSTTRVHRKAPPLFERSAAQCWNPKFDSPILEEACQERCFPQAQRQFRYVLFYLAVAAVLWGVYFGVRSDCCNPITFLTPTAFFLVLLVLLFLFTFTKSYTWLYNQTSLFLIAVTFAITLAPQIQTAGYTGLERAGGENASYPSQDNAVQCPAPCISPVGTFSLCMEVLLILYSVLHVRLYASVMLGLLYSVLFEALGWLPLLQKSSDTNGQVTGLMGSGSNWEEDTLRWLGPAKALLHLCAHVIGIHLFIMSEVRSRSTFLKVGQAIMHGKDLEVEKALKERMIHSVMPRRVADELMKQGDDEGGGENSGKRYSSGACSASAVSVSGGGSSGASQSQSVTNSKNNPHNNHKRKKTSIPRGQIIFRPFNMKRMEPVSILFADIVGFTKMSANKSAPALVGLLNDLFGRFDRLCELTCCEKISTLGDCYYCVAGCPEPRPDHAYCCVEMGLGMIQAIEQFCQETCETVSMRVGVHTGTVLCGILGMKRFKFDVWSNDVNLANLMEQLGVAGKVHLSEATARFLDDRYQREDGRVAERAGQSVMEKLKGLNTYLISGRKPDHDVHRGCSQMALPGGDFEGVSLSSCPQPCTPDLIPGGAQASDPLVPHQPPDRTGPPCVFHSAVLSSVAEQGDDVAVLNGCQEEYKSSSAKFIPGHSPRAANGLLSPPLEEPVRASQSSLCDMLQEKEKKTSTSTGTGTSLGMAGSTGATGTGMDHSALIQLRAKNFRQKSDAHFVDVIREDSLMKDYFFKPPINKISLNFLERPLEKAYRSSYKEEVRNRVRVETFASTTFSSFLDVLLSCFVFMALTLACFLPPLVSPSTVGSPAAAALALAPLAGLFELASLVLSIRMAFYLEQVMSCTHSLLLVVSGWVSRHVIGAVLVSLPAISVLSHLTSSIQLPPQVTMFLCCATVLAIIQFCNFCQLSFWMRSVLATATGVALLLLLLCSPLHGDSSSNNSLPVHGQNISTLSDSGSELVPDPPQRIFDLLIPEAVLAFFLLLLLVWFLNREFEVSYRLHYHGNVEADKHRSKIQTMRDQAEWLLGNIIPIHVADQLKITQSYSKNHDSVGVIFASIVNFSEFYEESYEGGKECYRVLNELIGDFDELLRKTEFSSVEKIKTIGATYMAASGLNVEQMAENEADSPHAHLMALFNFALEMMGVLDDFNKNMLGFGFKLRIGFNHGPLTAGVIGTTKLLYDIWGDTVNIASRMDSTGVECRVQVSEESHAVLSAMGLEFDYRGTVNVKGKGQMRTFLYPKSGESIHQDQTEQPVRVGPSSVVLSANKTLEPVDQPVALPSTSSTPHSSSLSTLSPQPQCAVKPPGAGTEPVSAKPTEVREEGYRDAAHMSGQPPATDFYTPAHSELGPEPSGAQGSSQVQPAPLALQEEEDEEEEANELTKLNEEFYARL, encoded by the exons ATGGCCACTCTACAACATCACCGGCAGCTTCTTATGCATGGCACGGAAGTGAGCTGCGACTCCAGCGGGGACGGCGCCGTGACCGTGCGGATTACCAACAGCGCACCACGCGTACATCAACAGGAGCCTCCGAGGGCTGCCaacagtggaggaggaggggctGGAGGCAGTGGGGCTGTGAATAAAGTGAACCCTAACACCCACAAATGCAGCATCTCATCTAGCTGCAGCTCAGCAGATTCCAGACCGGCTGTGACCTCCACTACCAGGGTTCATAGAAAGGCACCACCACTGTTTGAACGCTCTGCTGCCCAGTGCTGGAACCCCAAGTTTGACTCTCCCATCCTGGAGGAGGCATGCCAAGAGAGGTGCTTTCCTCAGGCCCAGCGGCAGTTCCGTTATGTGCTGTTCTACCTGGCAGTAGCAGCAGTGCTCTGGGGGGTGTACTTTGGGGTCAGAAGTGACTGCTGCAACCCCATCACCTTCCTAACTCCTACAGCCTTCTTTTTGGTCTTACTAGTGCTCCTCTTTTTGTTTACTTTCACAAAGTCATACACATGGCTCTACAACCAAACCTCCTTGTTCCTGATAGCGGTTACCTTCGCCATCACATTAGCTCCACAGATACAAACTGCTGGTTACACTGGGCTGGAGAGGGCTGGTGGTGAGAATGCCTCATATCCCTCACAGGACAACGCAGTCCAATGTCCAGCCCCTTGTATCTCCCCCGTgggaacattttctttgtgcatGGAGGTGCTGCTGATTTTATACAGTGTTCTCCATGTCCGTCTGTATGCCTCTGTGATGTTGGGGCTCCTGTATTCTGTATTATTTGAGGCATTAGGATGGCTACCATTGCTTCAAAAGAGTTCTGACACTAATGGACAGGTGACAGGGTTGATGGGCTCAGGTTCCAATTGGGAAGAAGACACTCTCCGCTGGCTGGGACCTGCCAAAGCTCTACTCCATTTGTGTGCCCATGTCATTGGCATCCACCTATTCATCATGTCGGAGGTGCGTTCCCGCAGCACTTTTCTCAAAGTGGGCCAGGCTATCATGCATGGCAAAGACCTAGAGGTGGAGAAGGCCTTGAAGGAGCGTATGATCCACTCAGTCATGCCGCGACGAGTCGCAGATGAGCTGATGAAGCAGGGTGATGATGAGGGTGGTGGTGAGAACTCTGGAAAGCGATATTCCTCTGGTGCCTGCTCTGCCTCAGCAGTTTCAGTGAGTGGCGGTGGGAGCAGTGGAGCTTCACAATCCCAAAGTGTCACAAACTCCAAGAATAACCCTCACAACAATCACAAACGCAAAAAGACCTCAATCCCTCGTGGGCAGATAATATTTAGGCCTTTCAACATGAAACGCATGGAGCCTGTCAGCATCCTTTTTGCAGACATTGTGGGTTTCACCAAAATGTCTGCCAATAAGTCAGCACCAGCCTTGGTGGGCCTTCTCAATGACCTTTTTGGACGATTCGACCGGCTCTGTGAACTAACCTGTTGTGAGAAGATCAGCACTCTGGGTGATTGCTATTACTGTGTAGCAGGCTGCCCTGAGCCCAGACCGGACCACGCCtattgctgtgtagagatgggCTTAGGCATGATCCAGGCCATCGAGCAGTTCTGCCAGGAGACGTGTGAGACAGTCAGCATGCGTGTTGGAGTCCATACAGGCACCGTCCTGTGTGGGATTCTTGGAATGAAACGCTTTAAATTTGACGTATGGTCAAATGATGTCAATCTGGCAAACTTGATGGAACAGCTGGGTGTGGCAGGAAAGGTTCACCTGTCAGAAGCCACTGCCCGATTCCTGGATGACCGCTATCAGAGGGAAGATGGACGGGTTGCAGAGCGAGCCGGGCAGAGTGTGATGGAGAAACTGAAGG GACTGAACACCTACCTGATATCAGGGAGGAAGCCGGATCATGATGTGCATCGTGGCTGTTCTCAGATGGCACTGCCAGGTGGGGATTTTGAAGGGGTCAGCCTTTCCTCTTGTCCTCAGCCCTGCACACCGGACCTCATCCCCGGAGGGGCGCAGGCTAGTGACCCCCTGGTGCCCCACCAGCCACCTGATAGGACTGGG CCTCCCTGTGTGTTTCATAGCGCGGTCCTGTCTTCGGTGGCAGAGCAGGGTGATGATGTGGCTGTGCTGAATGGCTGCCAGGAAGAATACAAGTCTAGCAGTGCCAAG TTTATCCCAGGTCACAGCCCCAGGGCAGCCAACGGTCTACTGAGTCCCCCACTGGAGGAACCAGTGCGGGCCAGCCAGAGTTCTCTATGTGACATGCtccaggagaaagaaaagaagaccaGCACTAGCACGGGGACTGGCACCAGTCTCGGCATGGCTGGGAGCACGGGGGCAACAGGTACAGGCATGGATCACTCCGCCTTGATCCAGTTGCGTGCCAAGAACTTCAGACAGAAGAGTGACGCCCATTTTGTTGACGTTATCAGGGAGGACAG TCTAATGAAGGACTACTTTTTTAAGCCACCCATCAATAAGATCAGCCTTAACTTTCTTGAAAGACCTCTGGAAAAGGCCTATCGGAGCAGCTACAAGGAAGAg GTGAGGAATAGGGTTCGGGTGGAGACTTTTGCAAGCACCACCTTCAGCTCCTTCTTGGATGTTCTCCTTAGCTGTTTTGTCTTCATGGCCCTGACCCTGGCTTGCTTTCTTCCACCGCTGGTGAGCCCATCCACCGTAGGCTCTCCAGCTGCCGCTGCCCTGGCCCTGGCTCCCCTGGCTGGTCTGTTCGAGCTGGCCTCCTTGGTGCTCTCCATACG TATGGCCTTCTACTTGGAGCAGGTGATGAGCTGTACTCACTCCCTCCTCCTGGTAGTCTCTGGCTGGGTGTCTCGTCATGTGATCGGGGCCGTGTTGGTCTCTCTCCCTGCCATCTCTGTCTTGTCCCACCTCACTTCCAGCATCCAGCTGCCCCCCCAG gtgACCATGTTCTTGTGCTGTGCCACCGTCTTGGCCATCATCCAGTTTTGTAACTTCTGTCAGCTGAGTTTCTGGATGCGCTCAGTCCTGGCCACTGCTACAGGGGttgctttgctgctgctgctgttgtgcagTCCTTTGCATGGGGACAG CTCCAGTAATAACAGCTTGCCAGTTCATGG ACAAAACATCTCAACACTGAGTGACAGCGGTTCGGAATTGGTCCCTGACCCTCCCCAGCGAATCTTTGACCTTTTGATCCCAGAGGCTGTCCTGGCCTTCTTCTTGCTTCTTCTCCTGGTCTGGTTTCTCAACCGCGAGTTTGAGGTCAGCTACCGTCTCCATTATCATGGCAACGTAGAGGCTGACAAGCACCGCTCCAAGATCCAGACAATGCGAGATCAGGCTGAGTGGTTACTGGGCAACATCATCCCCATCCATGTCGCCGACCAGCTCAAG ATAACCCAGAGCTACTCCAAGAACCACGACAGTGTGGGTGTGATCTTTGCCAGTATTGTGAACTTCAGCGAGTTCTATGAAGAGAGCTATGAAGGTGGAAAAGAGTGCTACCGTGTCCTGAACGAGCTAATTGGAGACTTTGACGAACTCCTTCGCAAAACTGAATTCTCAAGCGTGGAAAAAATCAAGACAATCGGGGCCACCTATATGGCTGCGTCGGGACTAAATGTCGAGCAGATGGCTGAGAATGAAGCTGATTCTCCGCATGCTCACCTGATGGCCCTTTTCAACTTTGCCCTTGAGATGATGGGAGTCCTGGATGATTTCAACAAGAATATGCTAGGCTTTGGGTTCAAGCTTCGCATTGGATTTAACCATGGGCCCCTGACAGCAGGGGTCATTGGCACCACAAAGCTATTGTATGACATCTGGGGAGACACGGTCAACATTGCCAGTCGCATGGACTCCACCGGTGTGGAGTGTCGGGTGCAGGTGAGCGAGGAAAGCCATGCTGTGCTTAGTGCCATGGGTTTAGAGTTTGACTATAGAGGTACTGTGAATGTTAAGGGCAAAGGTCAAATGAGGACTTTCCTGTACCCCAAAAGTGGAGAAAGTATACACCAGGATCAAACAGAGCAGCCTGTCAGAGTTGGACCCTCGTCCGTGGTATTGTCTGCTAATAAGACTTTAGAACCTGTTGACCAGCCTGTGGCACTTCCTTCCACTTCTTCCACACCTCATTCCTCCTCTCTTTCCACACTCTCTCCTCAACCCCAGTGTGCTGTAAAGCCTCCAGGAGCAGGGACTGAGCCTGTCTCAGCTAAGCCCACAGAAGTGAGGGAGGAAGGCTATAGGGACGCTGCACACATGTCTGGGCAGCCCCCTGCCACAGACTTTTACACACCTGCACATTCTGAACTAGGCCCAGAGCCCAGTGGTGCACAAGGGTCCTCCCAGGTGCAGCCAGCTCCTCTCGCGCTtcaagaagaggaggatgaagaagaggaagcaaaTGAGTTAACTAAACTCAATGAGGAGTTTTATGCTCGTCTCTGA